A single genomic interval of Geotrypetes seraphini chromosome 1, aGeoSer1.1, whole genome shotgun sequence harbors:
- the FOXE1 gene encoding forkhead box protein E1, with the protein MTAENQHSPSRATSAGANLHQISNLTMPVVKVEKDSMPEVRNCELEDTPKGRRRKRPPQRGKPPYSYIALIAMAIAHSPDRKLTLGDIYKFITERFPFYRDNSKKWQNSIRHNLTLNDCFIKIPREPGRPGKGNYWALDPNAEDMFDSGSFLRRRKRFKRSDITTYPSYLHDTNVFSSLQVGRPAYPSTVYPNMTMNPSYSQQIAPHTSVYYPSSSPGFSSGQSRMFSINTLIGYPGGLSSPGSELIQQSNRSLSPDLNSSTSSCTLSGSSYRGQACASAIYSRSSNPVPYHYPVPNGHLQMNQGSCSQSNSHILGASSRLSMPTPPALSSDTVDFYGRMSPNQYASLSSYNGNGQLSSTNAYLRHATYASNMERFVSAI; encoded by the coding sequence ATGACTGCGGAAAACCAGCACTCGCCTTCCAGAGCTACTTCTGCAGGTGCCAATCTTCATCAGATCAGCAATCTTACCATGCCAGTGGTCAAAGTAGAGAAGGACTCAATGCCTGAAGTACGTAACTGTGAATTAGAGGACACTCCAAAGGGAAGACGACGAAAAAGACCCCCACAGAGGGGTAAGCCTCCTTACAGCTATATAGCGCTCATTGCTATGGCCATTGCTCATTCGCCAGACAGAAAGCTCACTCTAGGGGACATCTACAAATTCATTACAGAACGATTCCCCTTTTACAGGGACAACTCGAAGAAATGGCAGAACTCTATCAGACACAACCTAACCCTGAATGATTGTTTCATCAAGATCCCCAGGGAGCCAGGCCGTCCTGGCAAAGGAAACTACTGGGCCTTAGATCCCAATGCAGAAGACATGTTTGACAGTGGCAGCTTTCTGAGAAGGAGAAAACGGTTTAAGCGAAGTGATATCACCACCTACCCATCCTATCTGCATGACACAAATGTGTTCTCATCATTGCAAGTTGGCAGGCCAGCTTACCCCAGTACAGTATATCCTAATATGACAATGAATCCCAGCTACAGTCAACAGATTGCTCCGCATACTTCTGTGTACTACCCATCCTCTTCACCTGGCTTTAGCTCTGGTCAGTCCAGGATGTTCAGCATTAATACTCTAATAGGATATCCCGGTGGCCTAAGCAGCCCTGGCTCTGAGCTCATCCAACAGTCCAACAGATCACTGAGTCCAGACCTGAATTCTTCAACCAGTTCTTGCACATTGAGTGGAAGCAGCTACCGGGGACAAGCTTGCGCGAGTGCAATTTACTCCAGATCTTCCAATCCAGTGCCCTATCATTACCCTGTTCCAAATGGGCATTTGCAAATGAATCAGGGGTCCTGCTCTCAGAGCAACAGCCACATCTTGGGGGCGTCCAGTCGGCTATCTATGCCCACGCCTCCGGCTCTAAGCAGCGATACAGTGGACTTCTATGGGAGGATGTCTCCCAACCAATATGCCTCGCTTAGCAGCTATAATGGTAATGGCCAGCTCAGCAGCACAAATGCATACCTCAGGCATGCAACATACGCCAGCAACATGGAAAGATTTGTGTCTGCAATTTGA